The sequence agtggtcccACCCATGAAATACAAGTCCTTAATTATCACACATTTTGTCCACCTGGCTTGGGTCACCCTCCAAACAAACCCTTTCCTTGCAagtaaattacaaaaataattctGATCAGTTGTTTTCCTCCACGTATTTTGCATGGTCCTTTAAAAAACACAGCCATGTCTTTTAACTAAAGAGCTGAAACCTCACTCATCTCTTTCCCCAACTTCAAGCCAGTTGAACAGAGAAATTCAGAGTACACCTAAACTGCGCTTGGTTCAGTTCAACTTGGGGAAATAGATGCTCCGGGCAGATGTATATTGCTCTCCGCTTTACAGTCCTCCACAGGTCAAGTTAGTGAAGGTTGGTAGCAGCTCCAGGCCATGGCTGATCCAATACCGCAGTGCTCGAAGGCTACCCAAGGGGGTTTCTGTCAAAGCCTTGAAAGACGAGGCAGGCGGGGAAACAAGCGGTTTCCGTGGCCAGAGTTGGGATCCTGGGTCAGAAATCGAGGTTCCTTATGAACAAAGGCCGGTATGTTTTCACTTTCTCTGTGTACCTTCCGCAGCAATCCCATTTCTTCAATGGTCGACATAAATTAGATGAACTTATCCATTGAATGAGAATTCAGCAGGATCCGTTGTCTTTAGCTAGGTCCAGTTGGTAATAATCACTACCCCTCTTGAAGAAACCTTGTGACAACAAATctagtttttcagttttcttatatatatgaatcagataatataaaagaaataacaatGAAAATTTGGCATCATGAGTAGTGAGTGAAATGCTTCATATGCTATGGAAACAATGGCTCTTATAGCCAAGTAgtacctatgcccactttaagTCATGGGATTGAAAAGGTGTTCGAATCCCATAAGGGTAAGAGGAGGTTTTGAGGGAAAGTCAGGGCCATCCCTTATTATGCACCCCAGCAATTggcccaaaaagaaaatgaacagAAAAGGGAAAGGGAAGCAGATTCGAACAGATTCCCCCACATTATTTCTTGTAAGCAATATGTCATGAAAATTCATACTTACAGTTATTTGGTTTCATAATAGGTGAATGAGTACTCATCTCTGAAGGACGGAGTTTTATACTCGTGGGGTGAACTGGGACCTGGGCCTTTCCTCCTTCGTCTTGGAGGTTTGTGGTTGGTTACTTTCACAACTCTAGGAGTGCCTATTGCAGCTGCAAGCTTTAATCCATCAAGGGTAagatattgaatgttttaaagtcaaaataaaaaatatgtggATATGGCCAGATACTTTATATAGAGTTGTAGCGTAcggaaaataataataataattaatgtcTCGGGACCAACATATCTTTCAGAAACTAGAAGAGAAAATGTATCTCGTGCTTCCAAATGTCTAAGACTATACTCAAACGGTCAGCAAAATCACACACAGATCCGCTGGCATATTACTAAAAAAGTTAAACAAGAAGCATATATCAGCACCAGCAAGAGGTATTTCATTTGTCTTTACTCCAGTTGTTCCAACCTTGCAGGATCCTCTAAAATTTGCGCTAGCTGCTGGAACTGGAACTCTTTTTGTTGTATCGTTGATCGTCTTAAGAATTTATCTGGTACTATTTTCAGCTTACTTCATCTTATAATCACTACTGGAGTGCATGTGTggaagtttgacattgagcAGTAGCAAAAGCTCATAGCCAAAACTTCAATATTATATGAGAAAACCACTGCATGGTCTGTTATGATACTGACAACCATGGACTAAATTCTACTGGtcacaatatatattatttgtttccAGTCCCCAAATACAAGAGAACATACTTGTTTAATGTACAGGTTCCCCAGTATGTAAGGATTCCATGAAACAAATGCACGGCACTCCCAAAAATAATAGCAATGGGGACTTCAAAGCAATtttcatgcatgatatttgtttGATACACCGCTTGATGTAGAATTTTTAACGAAAGTAAACCATATTATTATTCCTATTGCAGGGATGGAGTTATGTTGGTGATCGACTACTATCAGCAGTCATACCTTACGAAGAGAGTGGCTGGTATGATGGACAAATGTGGGTAAAGCCACCTGAGGTTAGCACCCTTAACCTCATCCTTTCTCAGTTAATAAGAAACAAGGATGAAATCGTCTTGGACAAGTTAGCCTTCCAAGTTCAATCACATCTTATTCAAGTATTCAACTGAAACAGGCTAAGTAGAATAATCAGTAAATGATAAAATTCATTCAAAAGAATTAACTAATCACATGAGGCTTGATGTTTATGCATATATTGCCTCTCTACATCAAAACCTCGAAATTATGATTACGCTGTGGACACGAATTTGTGGCATATCATTAGAGCTTAATACTGAAACAAGGTTTCTGATAGTCGACGGTGTTTATGTGTGTGGTGTATATGTGCAAATGCATGTCATGGAGAATAATCTATGAGATATTAACCAAGTATGGTTATCAGAGAAGGTGAAAATCTGAATGTATCTAAAACTGGTACACTcagaaatttaaacaaataaaaaaatcaggGTCCGTGTCCTACATAATGAGaatgaaaagagaagaatCCATGAAGGTAAAAACACATCCAATTtgaacagaaagaaagaaacatgtAAAACCATCTAGGCCTGTGGCAACCCATAATTTAGGCAGATATCGACAAAGCATGATGATCCTAATGAATTTCATCATTTGATTACTAAGAGAAATAAACGTCAAGTAAAAGAGAGTACTTATACTAAAATAAGTATTTCCACAATACCTGTCTTGTCACAATTCTTGTTATCCCATTGCTATGGCAGACCATTTTATCTTGTGGCCAACCACTGAATAAATGATAGCAGCATACCGAAGTGAATCTGATCATAATTTGAGActcagaaaaaacaaataggaGTTTCCCATAGTTAAGAGTTTTGCTACCATGCATAAATCAAGATCAGCTTATTTTTGGAGTTGTCCGGATGAGTGAACAGTCAGAATGAATATGGTACAGAAGGAGGGCATGAGATCAACCTTCGTCTTCCCTCTATTACCCATACAGATTAATGCAGGAATCATCTATGCGTAAGGTTTCACCACTGAAAACTGACACCTAAAATTTTTCCTGTAGGTCTTGGCTCGTGATAGACTATTGGGCTCTTACAAGGTACTAGCAACTGGAACTTGAAATGCATGCCAACTATCAATATACATCCCAGAGAAGGATGCGTGCATGCTAAACAAAGTTATTTTGAGgtggaagaaaaacaaaatgcacAGATGCACACACCTTAGTTTTCAAGGCACTACAAAAGATGTGAGCTGCCATGTATAAACTTCATCCTTAGAATTATGAGATTcatatgaaaaattgaaaatttatgcaAGCAGGTTAAACCCGTCATCAAATTGCTGAAACAGACTCTAGTTGGAACAGGGGCATTACTTGTCACAGGAGTGTTGCTGTTTATCTTTGCTACACCGGTGGAGGATTTCATTCACACCACATTTGGCATAAAAGATAACTCATCAAATGTTTCCGCCTCAAAGATCAGCACAAAGTTCAACATAAGGTTTTATAGATAAATAGAGATTGCAACCCTCTGATCAATTATTTAcatataagtttttttctACTTTGTTCTCCAATGTTACTTAATCTTGCAGAAAAGAGGAGTTGCTAAAATTGCCTACGGACGTGAGGTCTGATGATGATCTAGCAGCAGCCGCTGCTGAGGCTGCTGATGGAAGACCAGTCTACTGCAGAGATAGGTTTTATCGTGCATTAGCTGGTGGGCAGTACTGCAAATGGGAGGATCTACTTAAGTGATGGGCAAaagacaaaggaaaagaataatTCTTCATATCATAATATACAAAATTGTTTTACAAACTAAAGTAGTGGCCGGCAAGGCAATGCAATATCCATTAAGGAAAATCCACTAGCACTGGCAAATACATGGGGGGAGGGAGGGGGTAGTGTGATATGGTGGCATGCCATCTTAGTCACCACctaattttataaaacaaattcTGTAAAAGCATTTGACAAATAGAATTTTCTCTACAACTATGCTCTGTAATTTGTACACTTAAACGGCAAAAATGTAAGGTTCTATCTCATTGTATTAGGAGAACAAATTATTAGAAAATCCGAGATAAAAGCATGAAAGAATGAAGTGATGTAGAACCCACACGCATATATAAGGTGATGTGTCAAAAATTGAGCATATCATGTCTGATTTACTACTTTGCTGTACATTATGCAATTAATGGAAGAGGAAAAATTACCAACTTTTCAAAGAAGATAGTAACTATATATGATAAACATGTGGAACCatgtaaaattaaaaaccaggaatatacatatatatcatagCTACGTGAGACACATCAAAATACCATTGATTCGCTTCCGCATTATCTACTACCACCTCAACACTTTTAGCCAAATGAACTTCCTGAAAAAGAAGATATAAGTCTTCAATCTCAAGACTGATGAAGTTGAGATAATGCACACTCTCCATGCCTAAACAGAAACTCCTGAGAACAGCTTCCGGACAACAGCTGCAGGAACAACTAGACAGTCCTAAATATCCAAATGATAATCTTTACAAGTCTTGATAGCAGGATGAAaggtcatcttcttcaacaccAATCACTGCCAGCCATACTTGGTATCCAAACAACCTTGATTAGTGGGGTTTGCATGAAATCAACAACAGAGCCTCTGAAGTCAGAAATCAAGCATTCTACCACGGCACATAGCTCAGCCAAATTAGTGTGAAGCCACAAGCAATATCCCTTACAAACAAGTTTGTAGCACCGATTGCAAGCTCTAAAGTCTAAATAGCCGTACTTCAAAAAGATGCCAAGagccatttgtgatcatgaaTGCTAATTGCTACACCAAATTATAGTGTATGAGAGCCCCAAATGATATCTCTCCCAAAAAAGTTCCGCAAAGGCTAGACAATTGACCTTCGACTGTATGCTATCATCATGGTGAAAACTAATAACAGGATACAGGACCATTGCTTTTGCACTAATTGCAGATGTGTAAGCAATCTGACACACTGATTAGAGCAAGCAAAATCAACGATGAATCCTTGGATCTCAGAAAAGAGGCATTTACCATGCAAGAGAGCTGTAGAACCCATGGCGTGTAGTTCCCCAACTAGTGTACGTCCTAAACAAGTCTTTTGCACCAATtgagaaatttaaaaatccGTTTGTCAACAACATCCCTGAATAcacttttccttctttttgcaTCTTCAAGATCCAAAGTTCTATATGCAAGAGCAAGAAGATACATTGCAGGATGGAGTCTCCTGCATATACCAAAAAATGGATAGTAAGTGTATTTCAAAAGGTATTAAAGCACCAAAATGGACTAATAGAGGGATAATATACAAAAGAGCTCCctgaaaataataaacatcTAAAGACAACACCATTAATCACAATGCTGGCTTTTGACAAGAAACACAAAAAgcaaattttaataaaaataaataaaaacactaaatttgaaaataaattctGAGGTTTCACTGTGAACACATTTTTCAAGCCATTATAAGATTCACCAGatctcattttatttttttttcaacccttAACACACAGTTTGGAACCAGATGGAAAAAGGGTTCACCTCATTTGCAATTGAATTCATTGAATTAATTTGTAATGAATTATTATGCTTAGAACCAAACATCAAACGTCATGTGTTCCAAACTCATTAAATTACAGTATAAGTTAATCTAATTCACACAAATTGAACATAAATGCCAAACaagttcaaaattaaaattcctGTTCTATTTAGTAAAGTAATTAAACACTAGAGTTGAGAAAAACTGTGAATAATGAAAAAGAGCTCAACCTCAAAGCACATGACCTACTTACTGTTCAAATTGTTTGCCCGCATCAAAGCCATCCCAATACCGTTGTGATGGCAACATCCGGCCTTTCTTATCTCTGCCAAATGTTTCAATATACCAACCACCTATATCATGCATGCCACAGCGAGGCTCAAACAGCCAAAATCTGTTCGCATAAGCTAGTTATGAAAACTATTTAATGTTACAATCTGTTGGACTAATCTCATATGATATACATAGGACTAACAGGATTACTCTAACCAACAATTTTTGGGTAGCTTACGTAAAACAGTCTCACTTGAGAACATAGAAGTAGATTTATAACTATGAAAGTGATATCACATTACTCTAAGTaaactgaagaagaaaaaaaggaaccACATAAAGAATAACAATGGTAGTAAAATGTCTGCATGTTTTGATAAACATTACAACCAATTGTCTGGTGATGCCAAAACTATCAAATTTAACACACAATtatgaagagaaagaaattacGCATGACAAAGCCATAGCATGCTCTTGCAATGAAGAAAGAACATGGAGGCATATTTACATGAAAATAAAGTATCAGAATGAATCCTTTACTGAAATTAAAGTGAAGCTTTCATACAGATGTCGCATCTTACTTGCTTGGTGGTAACCGGGCTCTACTGCATCTACACTCACAAACAGAAACCTTTTCTCCCAATTCATACCAAAACATGTGTTTCACCTGTTAAGAATAACTAATTTGAAAATAGTCTATATATTATAAAGCACCTCTAAGGCAAATATAATTAGAATCACACAAACAGAAATATGTCACTGACAATAACAAAATTTCAGGTTGGCAGTAATGGTGACCAGTAATGGTTCTTAACAAGATGCTTCATGCAATGATATGCATTTGTACAAAATGAACCCGCTAGAATAAAAGTCATGTCagaatataatatttatgcagGCAATATGAGAAAAAGTTAATCATCACTAACACCAAATCCGTTTTAGTTTAAAGAACTATTGGCACTCATATTTCAGTGCAAGTGCATTTTAGAAAATGCACCACTGGTATATACAAGAAATTGCGGAGTATCATGCAGAATCTGGAACCTGCAGATTTTCCCTCTAATCAAATATGACAATATAAACTTTAAGCAAGAAATTGTATCGACAAGGATGAAAGCCAAAGAGCATAAGAACTTAAGAAAACCAGGTTTACAAACCAGCAATGTTCTATGCTTCATAATCACATGGGTTTTGGTACCACTGCTATTGTAGACAAGGCAAGACCCTTCTTCTGAGCTAGTCCCTAATCCGGTTATAGTTCCCAATAGAATTCTTGATCCAACGGCAGCACCTGAAAAAGAATCTTCAGTAAACCCTTCGCTGGTATGGACAGGATTTTCATTAGAGCTCAGAAATACACGAATGTGATCAGACTCTTCATTCTGCATCCCATCAGAGTAGCTTTTTGGAGGGGCTCTGGTGGCCGTAGCAACCACCCTCCCAGATATATGCAATTCTAAATCTTTATATGCATCTGATGTTTCATCTGTAACATCCCAGGTTCGCACATGAGCATTTCCAGCATCATCAACACCACCAGAATTCATGCAGATGCTCAAGTCCTGAACAGGTTGACAAATCCCCAAACCCGCAGATGTGGTATAACTTAATTTCTTATTGCTGTAAGATGATAACTCTGGAACTATATTGACCAGGCAGACCATCCCAAAAAGATCACGGCCTGAAACCAAATGCAGCACCTCTGGAGTTTCATACATAGATCTCTCTTCAGCTTCAAAGCAGTCAGGAAGAAGGTCCATNNNNNNNNNNNNNNNNNNNNNNNNNNNNNNNNNNNNNNNNNNNNNNNNNNNNNNNNNNNNNNNNNNNNNNNNNNNNNNNNNNNNNNNNNNNNNNNNNNNNNNNNNNNNNNNNNNNNNNNNNNNNNNNNNNNNNNNNNNNNNNNNNNNNNNNNNNNNNNNNNNNNNNNNNNNNNNNNNNNNNNNNNNNNNNNNNNNNNNNNNNNNNNNNNNNNNNNNNNNNNNNNNNNNNNNNNNNNNNNNNNNNNNNNNNNNNNNNNNNNNNNNNNNNNNNNNNNNNNNNNNNNNNNNNNNNNNNNNNNNNNNNNNNNNNNNNNNNNNNNNNNNNNNNNNNNNNNNNNNNNNNNNNNNNNNNNNNNNNNNNN comes from Prunus dulcis chromosome 6, ALMONDv2, whole genome shotgun sequence and encodes:
- the LOC117630658 gene encoding uncharacterized protein LOC117630658 — translated: MDLLPDCFEAEERSMYETPEVLHLVSGRDLFGMVCLVNIVPELSSYSNKKLSYTTSAGLGICQPVQDLSICMNSGGVDDAGNAHVRTWDVTDETSDAYKDLELHISGRVVATATRAPPKSYSDGMQNEESDHIRVFLSSNENPVHTSEGFTEDSFSGAAVGSRILLGTITGLGTSSEEGSCLVYNSSGTKTHVIMKHRTLLVKHMFWYELGEKVSVCECRCSRARLPPSKFWLFEPRCGMHDIGGWYIETFGRDKKGRMLPSQRYWDGFDAGKQFEQRLHPAMYLLALAYRTLDLEDAKRRKSVFRDVVDKRIFKFLNWCKRLV
- the LOC117630659 gene encoding protein CONSERVED IN THE GREEN LINEAGE AND DIATOMS 27, chloroplastic-like isoform X1, with product MLRADVYCSPLYSPPQVKLVKVGSSSRPWLIQYRSARRLPKGVSVKALKDEAGGETSGFRGQSWDPGSEIEVPYEQRPVNEYSSLKDGVLYSWGELGPGPFLLRLGGLWLVTFTTLGVPIAAASFNPSRDPLKFALAAGTGTLFVVSLIVLRIYLGWSYVGDRLLSAVIPYEESGWYDGQMWVKPPEVLARDRLLGSYKVKPVIKLLKQTLVGTGALLVTGVLLFIFATPVEDFIHTTFGIKDNSSNVSASKISTKFNIRKEELLKLPTDVRSDDDLAAAAAEAADGRPVYCRDRFYRALAGGQYCKWEDLLK
- the LOC117630659 gene encoding protein CONSERVED IN THE GREEN LINEAGE AND DIATOMS 27, chloroplastic-like isoform X2, whose amino-acid sequence is MLRADVYCSPLYSPPQVKLVKVGSSSRPWLIQYRSARRLPKGVSVKALKDEAGGETSGFRGQSWDPGSEIEVPYEQRPVNEYSSLKDGVLYSWGELGPGPFLLRLGGLWLVTFTTLGVPIAAASFNPSRDPLKFALAAGTGTLFVVSLIVLRIYLGWSYVGDRLLSAVIPYEESGWYDGQMWVKPPEVKPVIKLLKQTLVGTGALLVTGVLLFIFATPVEDFIHTTFGIKDNSSNVSASKISTKFNIRKEELLKLPTDVRSDDDLAAAAAEAADGRPVYCRDRFYRALAGGQYCKWEDLLK